From the Desulfurispira natronophila genome, the window GAAAGTGGAAAAAGCTGGTGGTGAGTAAGGGAGCGAGCCAGTTGCATTCACCCAGTCCTGACCGCAATTACTCACAAGCCTACATCTTCAAGGAAGCTTGACATTCTGTCTGTGGCAAATCATCTTTATGGCAGTCGGCTGGTGCCATCTCAGTAAGGCCTGCAAGAGTGAGTTGGAGGATTTATGTCAACAGTCATATTTTTGATAACGACCACCGCTGTCGTCGCAATTACCTGCCTGGTATTGTGGAGGATTGAAAGTCACGATCGCAAATCCGCGACTCCAGCCAAAAGCGGTCAAGCACCGAGTTTGAACGTGAAGTATTTTAGCGACACGGACACGGCCTTTCTTCAGCTCAGCACTCAGCCAGCAGTACAGGCACGCCAGCTTTACGAAAACTTGACAGTCGACTTGGATGCTGCCGGACAGATTGTGGCCGTAACCGTTGAGCATGTCACCAACAAAGGAGCTGAATATGCCAGACAATACTAAGCGAGCTACCACCTGGAAAGAGCAGAGAGAGAAAGCACTTGCTGACCCACTGATCCGCCGTGAGTATGACTTCCTGGCCGAAGAGTTTGCGAAGATTGAAAAGGAATTAGAGCAGCGAATCCCCAGCCCTGATTCGCAAAAAATGTCTAAAAATGTCTAAACTTCAGATTTAGACATTCCTGCAACCTATATAAACACAACAGCCTACCCCCACCCACACACGTAACTTGATCGGATTCTGATCTCTCGAGGAATATCTTTAGAC encodes:
- a CDS encoding DUF2283 domain-containing protein, with protein sequence MSTVIFLITTTAVVAITCLVLWRIESHDRKSATPAKSGQAPSLNVKYFSDTDTAFLQLSTQPAVQARQLYENLTVDLDAAGQIVAVTVEHVTNKGAEYARQY